The stretch of DNA AGGGCAGGATCACTCCCACTCACCCAGCTCCACGCGACGGTTCTGGGCACGGCCGGCATCGGTCTCGTTGCTGGCCATCGGCTGGGACTCGCCGTAGCCGATGGTGCGCATGCGATCGGCCGAGACGCCCTGACTGGCCAGGTAGGCGGCGACGGAATCCGCGCGCTCCTGGGACAGCTGCTGGTTGTAGGCATCGCTACCCACGGCGTCGGTGTGACCCTCGATGCGCACGCGGACGTTCTTGTTGGCGAGCAGCTTCTCGGCCACGCCATCGAGAATGTTCTCGGCACCCATGGTCAGGGTCGCGGAGTCGAACTCGAAGTTGACGTCGCGCAGCACCAGGTCTTCCTCGCAGCCCAGGGCGTTGACTTCGGCACCGGCCGGAGTACCCGGACACTGGTCCTGGTAGTCCGGCACGCCGTCACCGTCGCTGTCCAGCGGGCAACCCACGGCATCCACGGCCACACCGGCCGGAGTCCCCGGGCACTGGTCATCGGCATCGTTGACGCCATCACCGTCGGTGTCGCGCGGTGCCGGCGCCGGCGCCGGCGAGGTATCGGCACACAGCATGGCACCGATGGTCGCGCCGGCGGTGGAACCGATGGCGGCACCCTGGTCCTCGTCGGATTCGCCGCTCGTGGCATAGCCGATGCCGCCGCCGATCAGGCCCCCGGCCAGGCCGCAGACAAAGGGATGCTGGTACCAGGAATCGCCCGAGGCGCTGGCACCGGCGCTTGATTGGGAAGCGGAACTGGCACAGCCGGACAGGCCGACCACCAGAGCAGAACCGAGCAACAAGCCAGTCGTTGATTTCTTCATGTAAGACTCCTTCCTTTCTTCTTAACAACTTCCTGCGATGTCAGATCGATGCTGCCATCGTCAAGGGGTTCCGAGGAATGACACGAGGGAAACGGCCCCCGAACCGTTTCCTGCACCTTCCAAGTAAGCACTTTAGTGCCGTCCAGGCCAGTCCGTCCACGTTGACTGCAGCATCCATTCGCATATCAGCCATCTACGTGGCACGACAAGCTTGCAGCAGAGCCGGGAAGGTTGCAATCGAAGCCTGCCGGGTCGGGCGTTCTTCTACGCACCCGCCGCTCAGTGGAGGCTGTCCGGCCAGCCCCGGCGAAACTCGATCACCGCCGCCGCGGCCTTCAGCACCGGCTCGCGCATCTCCTCCTCGACCGCCAGGCGTTCGCGGTCCTCGCGGAAGCGCTCCTTGGGGCTCAGGGCCTTGCGAGCGGTGTGGGTATGCAGGTGTCGAGTGCGGCGATGGACCTCGTCGAAAGCCTGGAAGTCGGGACGCTCGGTCAGGCTCTGGTCGAGGATCTCCAGCAGCACCTTGCAGCGCCATGAGCCCTCGGTGATGTCGACCTGCTCCTGCGCCAGCGCCGAGGCCACCATCTCGAGATTCTCCAGACAGTTGTCGTGGGCGCGCCGCAGCTCGTCCTGCTGGAAGGCCTTGCGACGCTGCACTTCCTTCCAGAGCGTGAAGGCGTAGGCCCCGAGACCGGCGATGATGGCCAGTCCCAGACCGAGAAGAATCAGAGCCAGGGTATGCGTCATGGGCATGTCCAGTTGGGTTCATGTCAGGCCGCATTCTACACGCCGCCTGGCCGCAGCCGAAATGACCGCCTTGACGCTTGCCGCGGGGCGATGGCAATAAGGTCTTGCCACTTCCTCGGCGCAAGGCCTGCCCCGATCCCTTTCCATTCATCGAGCAAGGAGCGACGATGCCCGCCACCGACGATACCCACGCCACCCCCTCGGCGCCTGCCCTCTCCGCACGCATCGGCCTGTGGCTGGGCCCGCTCTGGGTGCTGATGATCCTGGTGCTTCCGGTGCCTGCCGGGATGTCCGATCCGGCCTGGGCCTGTGTCGGCCTGGCGCTGCTGATGGCCACCTGGTGGTCCACCGAGGCGATCCCGATCCCCGCCACCTCCCTGCTGCCGCTGGCCCTGGTGCCGGCGCTGGGCGTCGGTGACATGAAGGAGACCGCGGCCAGCTATGCCAATCCGATCATCTATCTCTTCCTAGGCGGCTTCCTGCTGGGCATCGCCATGCAGCGCTGGGAACTGCACCGGCGAATCGCTCTGCACGTCCTGCGCCTGGTCGGCCACGAGCCTCGCCGCCAGATCGGCGGCTTCATGCTGGCCACCGGCTTCCTCAGCATGTGGGTCTCCAACACCGCCACCGCGATCATGATGCTGCCCATCGGCATGTCGGTGGTCAGCCTGCTGGACGACGGCGACCCGGAGGAGCTGAGCCGCTACGCCACGGCCCTGCTGCTGGCCATCGCCTACTCCGCCAGCATCGGCGGCGTGGCGACCCTGATCGGCACCCCGCCCAATGCCCTGCTGGCCGGCTACCTGGCCGAGGACCGCGGAATCGACCTCGGCTTCGCCCAGTGGATGGTCATCGGCCTGCCGATCAGCATCGCCATGATGGCCAGCGCCTGGTGGTGGCTGACCCGTCGCGGCTTCAACCTGCAAGCCGGCGAGGACAGCGCCGGCATGGTCCGGGGCGAACTGGCGAAGCTGGGCCGGATCAGCGCCCCCGAGCGCCGCGTGGGCGTGATCTTCCTGCTGGCGGCGCTGACCTGGATGCTGCGCCCGCTGCTCAACGACGCCGGGGTCGACTGGCTCTCCGACACGGGCATCGCCATCATCGCCGGCATCGCCCTGTTCCTGGTGCCCGCCGGCCACCATGACGGGACCCGCCTGATGGACTGGGAGTCCGCCAGGGAGCTCCCCTGGGGCATCCTGCTGCTGTTCGGGGGCGGC from Halomonas aestuarii encodes:
- a CDS encoding OmpA family protein: MKKSTTGLLLGSALVVGLSGCASSASQSSAGASASGDSWYQHPFVCGLAGGLIGGGIGYATSGESDEDQGAAIGSTAGATIGAMLCADTSPAPAPAPRDTDGDGVNDADDQCPGTPAGVAVDAVGCPLDSDGDGVPDYQDQCPGTPAGAEVNALGCEEDLVLRDVNFEFDSATLTMGAENILDGVAEKLLANKNVRVRIEGHTDAVGSDAYNQQLSQERADSVAAYLASQGVSADRMRTIGYGESQPMASNETDAGRAQNRRVELGEWE
- a CDS encoding DUF2489 domain-containing protein, with the protein product MTHTLALILLGLGLAIIAGLGAYAFTLWKEVQRRKAFQQDELRRAHDNCLENLEMVASALAQEQVDITEGSWRCKVLLEILDQSLTERPDFQAFDEVHRRTRHLHTHTARKALSPKERFREDRERLAVEEEMREPVLKAAAAVIEFRRGWPDSLH
- a CDS encoding SLC13 family permease, giving the protein MPATDDTHATPSAPALSARIGLWLGPLWVLMILVLPVPAGMSDPAWACVGLALLMATWWSTEAIPIPATSLLPLALVPALGVGDMKETAASYANPIIYLFLGGFLLGIAMQRWELHRRIALHVLRLVGHEPRRQIGGFMLATGFLSMWVSNTATAIMMLPIGMSVVSLLDDGDPEELSRYATALLLAIAYSASIGGVATLIGTPPNALLAGYLAEDRGIDLGFAQWMVIGLPISIAMMASAWWWLTRRGFNLQAGEDSAGMVRGELAKLGRISAPERRVGVIFLLAALTWMLRPLLNDAGVDWLSDTGIAIIAGIALFLVPAGHHDGTRLMDWESARELPWGILLLFGGGLALAGSISRSGLAEWIAQQLGMFGAFPLLAMVGVVVLVIIFLTEVTSNTATAAAFLPLLGALALSLDISPLLITVPAAIAASCAFMMPVATPPNAIVFATGRMRIQSMIHAGFVLNLVSTVVVTLMAYFLILTFW